The stretch of DNA TTGTGGAACATGCGCATAATTGTGATCTTAGAGTAAGAGTTAATAACTAAGTATGGAAAAAGTTTTCTTGGTAGATGTACCTGAACATGTGATGCCGCCAACCATGATGTACGGGCATCCCACTGGCCTAATGAATACATTTAATCCCCAGTCAGAATGCATCCATCTGCCTGAAATTTATATTCCTCCCACGCAAGTGGAGGTCAAAGTTGCCACAGGAAATACTGGCCCGAGGCAGCATGGCAGTTGGAAATGGAAAGCCCATCGGCTAAAGACAAAGCTTCTTCAGGGAATAAAGACTCTAGATTACACAGGGAAATTTGTTTTTGATTCCCGCCTGGAGACGGATGCCAATCCCGCACATATTCTTGACAATACTCTGACCTCCTCTCTACTTATTAGAGAGACTTTAGAGAAGCATTTCCAAAAGAAAATTGATGTGCATATTGTTTTGAGAGAACGAACGACTGACCTGGCGCTAGAGTCTTGTCATTTGCTTGGCTTTCCTACAATAGTCACTGACGACGACGTAAAAGGTGAGATCGCAACGGTTTCAGAAAACGAAGTTCCGAGCTTAAGAGCTAGGCTTTTTGACTTCGATTTCGGTGATTCTCTAGATGCGCCAACAGACGTATTGGCTGATAAAATTTTTATATCTAGGCGTGGAAATCGGAAGTTAGTAAATGAGGCTGAAGTAATTTCTTTCCTGGAGAAGCGAGGCTTTAAAGTACTTTATTTTGAAGACTTTTCAGTCAAAGAAAAATGGGCAATTGCTCGCAATGCTAAGGTAGTTGTTGCCATTAACGGTGCTGCCGTGGG from Leptolyngbya sp. KIOST-1 encodes:
- a CDS encoding glycosyltransferase family 61 protein codes for the protein MEKVFLVDVPEHVMPPTMMYGHPTGLMNTFNPQSECIHLPEIYIPPTQVEVKVATGNTGPRQHGSWKWKAHRLKTKLLQGIKTLDYTGKFVFDSRLETDANPAHILDNTLTSSLLIRETLEKHFQKKIDVHIVLRERTTDLALESCHLLGFPTIVTDDDVKGEIATVSENEVPSLRARLFDFDFGDSLDAPTDVLADKIFISRRGNRKLVNEAEVISFLEKRGFKVLYFEDFSVKEKWAIARNAKVVVAINGAAVGNFLFNRLGLYPNAPHGSGVRVVELMSPAWMHIGFRSNILAVNGSWCAVRGQITPNFLQAVDFSDQAPDPTKPPRTDSFKVDCDTIQMALDYLAENY